The following proteins are encoded in a genomic region of Brachypodium distachyon strain Bd21 chromosome 1, Brachypodium_distachyon_v3.0, whole genome shotgun sequence:
- the LOC104581568 gene encoding uncharacterized protein LOC104581568: MKLKSRRGIVGDEESGATEAGGGKVARKDSWWSSGLAKAITALLILMTGVLIGFAASANISRYYYHYSLADLDQQQQHNQQPSTTLRKEERKHKQQGLNLKSFVHPVPPWGHAMSDEELFWRASMVPRVEEYPYQRVPKVAFLFLTRGPLPFARLWERFFHGHQGLYSVYVHALPDYNTSSSNISSSSPFYGRQIPSQEVSWGSITLVDAEKRLLANALLDFSNERFLLVSESCVPVFNFPTVYEYLVNSAQSYVESYNMDVPQCAGRYNPRMAPDVLEEQWRKGSEWFEVSRELAVDVVSDRRYYAVFRKHCTPSCYPDEHYIPTYLHLVHGPRNANRTVTWVDWSRGGPHPARYGKGTVTAEFLQAIRNNGTQCLYNGKPTTVCYLFARKFAPSALGTLLNLTTTLLDF, from the coding sequence ATGAAGCTCAAGTCTCGGCGTGGCATCGTTGGGGACGAGGAATCGGGTGCAACAGAGGCGGGCGGTGGAAAGGTGGCGCGCAAGGACAGCTGGTGGTCGTCGGGGCTGGCCAAGGCCATCACCGCTCTTCTGATCCTGATGACCGGCGTCCTCATCGGCTTCGCCGCCAGCGCCAACATCTCCCGCTACTACTACCACTACTCGTTGGCCGATCtggaccagcagcagcagcataaTCAGCAGCCCTCGACGACGTTGCGCAAGGAGGAGAGAAAGCACAAGCAGCAGGGCCTCAACTTGAAGTCGTTCGTGCATCCCGTTCCTCCGTGGGGCCACGCCATGTCGGACGAGGAGCTCTTCTGGCGGGCATCCATGGTGCCCCGCGTGGAGGAATACCCGTACCAGCGCGTCCCCAAGGTGGCCTTTCTGTTCCTCACCCGCGGGCCGCTCCCCTTCGCGCGCCTCTGGGAGCGCTTCTTCCACGGCCACCAGGGCCTCTACTCCGTCTACGTGCACGCGCTGCCGGACTACAACACCAGCAGCTCCAacatctcctcctcgtcgcccttCTACGGCCGGCAGATCCCCAGCCAGGAGGTCTCCTGGGGCTCCATCACGCTGGTGGACGCCGAGAAGCGCCTGCTGGCCAACGCGCTGCTCGACTTCTCCAACGAGCGCTTCCTGCTTGTCTCCGAGAGCTGCGTGCCCGTGTTCAACTTCCCCACGGTGTACGAGTACCTGGTGAACTCGGCGCAGAGCTACGTGGAGTCGTACAACATGGACGTGCCGCAGTGCGCCGGGCGGTACAACCCGCGGATGGCGCCCGACGTGCTGGAGGAGCAGTGGAGGAAGGGCTCCGAGTGGTTCGAGGTGAGCAGGGAGCTGGCCGTCGACGTCGTCTCCGACCGCCGCTACTACGCCGTGTTCCGCAAGCACTGCACGCCGTCGTGCTACCCCGACGAGCACTACATCCCGACGTACCTGCACCTGGTGCACGGGCCCCGGAACGCCAACCGGACCGTCACCTGGGTCGACTGGTCCAGGGGCGGGCCTCACCCGGCACGCTACGGCAAGGGCACCGTCACCGCGGAGTTCCTGCAGGCCATCCGGAACAACGGCACGCAGTGCCTCTACAACGGCAAGCCCACCACCGTCTGCTACCTCTTCGCTCGCAAGTTTGCGCCCAGCGCCCTCGGAACGCTCCTCAACCTCACCACCACGCTACTCGACTTCTAA
- the LOC100835774 gene encoding uncharacterized protein LOC100835774 → MAPPTVSLWIPPPLPESDGNATASGLVLLDRWCYIANLVNDTTAEGTTSTGVRIQVTFRAARPPLVSHFCVHCPGLDFLNAVPKVITTDADLILLCVPVYPTIGHGRDWDYFVYSLRARRLDLIPNPNPTCLCDPATVLLSREDEDGASWYAVAALDATFPVYHGRSALVRRDFYLYLYKSNSSEGWISKVMSLSDLVRDRLIPLPDTVEDRLYHETDKSIAIGGEGGTVAWVDLWRGILFCDVLSDCPVLHDVPLPVPARGNWNRLLVELDPFIFRDVTISRNRDSIKYIETESWSPRDEQPNTAPASYTEWVRNKSRKLRVFRDGWKATTWTMTIPVDFDDSHPLENCWHRHHSGIDVKDVTLQLDASNACPSNLLDMLCCSNTTEMLKGLQMACPIISMDDDIVYLISTIEPRHMDKFEVVLAIDVSKGVLRGLAELDAQKDFIFKDDIVSSDICWYLSKVTGTVEPSKRTAKQHNMGHGIKPTKQELGEPSAVHVKN, encoded by the exons ATGGCTCCACCTACTGTTTCCTTGTGGattccgccgccgcttcccgaGTCCGACGGTAACGCCACCGCCTCAGGATTGGTCCTCCTCGACAGGTGGTGCTACATCGCCAACTTGGTCAACGACACCACCGCTGAGGGTACCACGAGCACCGGCGTGCGCATCCAGGTGACcttccgcgccgcccgcccgccactTGTCTCCCACTTCTGCGTCCACTGCCCCGGCCTCGACTTCCTCAACGCAGTTCCCAAGGTCATCACCACCGACGCCGATCTCATCCTCCTTTGCGTCCCCGTCTACCCCACCATCGGCCACGGACGGGACTGGGACTACTTCGTCTACAGCCTGCGCGCCCGTCGCCTAGATCTGATTCCAAACCCGAACCCCACGTGCCTCTGCGACCCCGCAACTGTCCTCCTTAGCCGcgaagacgaagacggcgCCAGCTGGTatgccgtcgccgccctcgATGCTACGTTCCCCGTGTACCATGGCCGAAGCGCTCTCGTTAGGCGCGATTTCTACCTCTACCTGTACAAGTCCAATTCCTCCGAGGGCTGGATCTCCAAGGTGATGTCTTTGAGCGATCTTGTGAGGGACAGGCTAATCCCTTTACCTGATACCGTCGAAGACAGGCTGTACCACGAGACGGACAAGAGCATCGCGATTGGCGGTGAGGGTGGCACAGTCGCCTGGGTGGACCTCTGGCGTGGCATCTTGTTCTGCGACGTGCTCAGCGACTGCCCTGTGCTCCACGACGTCCCACTGCCAGTGCCGGCCAGGGGCAACTGGAATCGGCTCCTCGTAGAACTTGACCCTTTCATTTTCCGCGATGTAACCATCAGCCGAAACAGAGACTCAATCAAGTATATTGAGACTGAATCCTGGTCACCAAGAGATGAGCAGCCGAATACGGCACCTGCTTCGTACACGGAGTGGGTGCGCAATAAATCAAGGAAACTCAGGGTCTTCCGTGATGGATGGAAGGCAACAACATGGACCATGACAATACCAGTTGATTTTGATGATTCCCACCCTTTGGAGAACTGCTGGCACCGTCACCACTCGGGAATTGATGTTAAAGATGTCACCTTGCAATTGGATGCCAGCAACGCATGTCCTTCTAACTTGTTGGATATGCTGTGCTGCAGTAACACCACAGAAATGTTGAAGGGGCTTCAGATGGCATGCCCCATCATAAGCATGGATGATGATATTGTTTACTTGATTTCTACAATCGAACCCAGGCATATGGACAAGTTTGAAGTGGTTCTTGCTATTGATGTGAGCAAGGGAGTGCTTCGGGGATTGGCTGAGCTTGATGCCCAGAAGGACTTCATTTTCAAAGACGACATCGTCAGCAGTGATATCTGCTGGTATCTGAGCAAGGTTACAG GCACAGTCGAACCATCTAAACGAACTGCAAAGCAGCACAATATGGGACATGGTATTAAGCCAACTAAGCAAGAACTGGGTGAACCGTCTGCGGTGCATGTTAAGAACTAA